The Pseudomonas azotoformans genome has a segment encoding these proteins:
- a CDS encoding DUF2242 domain-containing protein codes for MSTSFHLRSLGLALVLAGAAGCSSPKTAIYEHENFDDSGTFSRDYPVTDVAACEAARRALLSQGYIITSSDPKLVVGNKSFQQTGETHLQISFNVVCADDGKGTNHSTMFANALQDRYALKKVNNSASLGVGVLGSVSMPIGSTDDSMVKVASETVSAPKFYERYFALVDVFLPQEVKKAENIPEKPKAELGVPEPKAAPAAEKVEPAKEEPAVSQPVAPPVEAAPIAPQAEPAPATSNPDLPPPTEAIPPLPTPAQ; via the coding sequence ATGTCGACATCATTTCACTTGCGTAGCCTCGGGCTGGCGCTGGTGCTGGCGGGCGCCGCGGGCTGCTCGTCACCCAAGACCGCCATTTATGAACATGAGAATTTCGACGACTCCGGTACGTTTTCCCGGGATTACCCGGTCACTGACGTTGCAGCGTGCGAAGCCGCGCGGCGTGCCTTGCTGAGCCAGGGCTACATCATCACCAGCAGCGATCCGAAACTGGTGGTGGGCAACAAGAGCTTCCAGCAGACCGGCGAGACCCATCTGCAGATCAGCTTCAACGTGGTGTGTGCCGATGATGGCAAAGGCACCAACCATTCGACGATGTTTGCCAACGCCCTTCAGGATCGCTATGCGCTGAAGAAGGTCAACAACTCCGCAAGCCTGGGGGTGGGCGTGCTGGGTTCGGTGTCGATGCCGATCGGCTCCACCGATGACTCGATGGTGAAGGTGGCCAGCGAGACGGTGTCCGCGCCGAAGTTCTACGAGCGTTACTTCGCGCTGGTGGACGTGTTCCTGCCGCAAGAGGTGAAGAAGGCCGAGAACATTCCCGAGAAGCCCAAGGCTGAGCTCGGCGTGCCGGAACCTAAAGCCGCACCCGCCGCCGAGAAGGTCGAGCCTGCGAAGGAAGAACCCGCCGTTTCACAGCCGGTAGCGCCACCCGTCGAAGCTGCGCCGATTGCGCCGCAAGCCGAGCCTGCACCGGCCACCAGCAACCCGGACCTGCCACCGCCGACAGAAGCGATTCCGCCCCTGCCGACGCCTGCGCAGTAA